Proteins from a genomic interval of Quercus robur chromosome 9, dhQueRobu3.1, whole genome shotgun sequence:
- the LOC126700823 gene encoding F-box protein At5g07610-like yields MKRRKLNNKERNHVFTSFDDLSNDLKIEILCKFPAKLLAKLTCVCKSWQFLIINFCFPKMASKLAYTGHVSCVKRCINFKDVLMDEKLIAWWKTIERTLNKRDLLDSCNGLVLGFYTTALYPQSQSSSPRLCRYYVLNILTQQFDTITKQPHPRTSRYKYAALAYDPSKSCHYKIVYFQGFSALNIYNSKTGVWISLKYQHQLEHHVRKANWEKRSVYFDGALYRLSMSGHLIKFIVDQEITASARVKVESIDLPELAKKSPLACIGVNQGVMHFSHSDKSNLRIWMLQHNCIRTDNNYVWLLKYTIPSQAILSQMIPSTYFKPMAFHPYDDTIILSLRVDNWFCRIEEYYFGDIQENKLRLSDPHTHYGSACKVVFPYLQCEVPFPIGTVSFHSSFIFS; encoded by the coding sequence ATGAAACGTAGGAAGCTTAACAACAAGGAGAGAAACCATGTTTTTACAAGCTTCGACGATTTGAGTAATGATTTGAAGATTGAAATTCTTTGTAAGTTTCCTGCAAAGCTTCTTGCAAAACTCACGTGTGTTTGTAAGTCATGGCAGTTTTTGATTATCAACTTTTGCTTTCCAAAGATGGCATCAAAGCTTGCATATACTGGACACGTTTCATGTGTTAAAAGATGCATTAATTTTAAGGATGTTCTTATGGATGAAAAGTTAATTGCTTGGTGGAAAACAATTGAACGGACACTCAACAAACGAGATTTGCTTGATTCATGCAATGGTTTGGTTCTAGGTTTTTACACAACCGCGCTGTATCCTCAATCacaaagttcaagtccaaggtTATGTCGTTATTATGTCCTCAACATCTTAACCCAGCAATTTGATACTATCACTAAGCAGCCTCATCCAAGAACAAGTCGTTATAAATATGCAGCATTGGCTTATGACCCTTCTAAATCTTGTCActataaaattgtttattttcaGGGTTTTAGTGCACTCAATATTTACAATTCAAAGACTGGGgtttggattagcttgaaataTCAACATCAACTCGAACATCATGTTCGTAAGGCTAACTGGGAAAAACGATCTGTTTATTTTGATGGTGCATTATATAGGTTATCTATGTCGGGTCATCTGATTAAGTTTATTGTTGATCAAGAAATCACTGCAAGTGCAAGAGTTAAGGTCGAGTCTATTGACCTACCTGAACTTGCCAAAAAGTCTCCGCTTGCATGTATTGGAGTAAACCAGGGTGTGATGCATTTTTCCCATTCGGACAAATCAAATCTGCGTATTTGGATGCTTCAACACAATTGTATTAGGACTGACAATAATTATGTATGGTTGTTGAAATACACAATCCCctcccaagcaattctctcccAGATGATCCCCTCAACATATTTCAAACCAATGGCTTTTCATCCGTATGATGATACTATTATTCTGAGTCTTAGGGTTGATAATTGGTTTTGCCGAATCGAAGAGTACTATTTTGGTGACATACAGGAGAACAAATTGAGATTGTCTGATCCTCATACACATTATGGATCAGCTTGTAAAGTTGTCTTTCCTTATCTACAATGTGAAGTTCCTTTCCCTATTGGAACTGTAAGTTTCCATTcatcttttatattttcataa